A stretch of the Lolium perenne isolate Kyuss_39 chromosome 3, Kyuss_2.0, whole genome shotgun sequence genome encodes the following:
- the LOC127341900 gene encoding endoglucanase 2-like, giving the protein MGLLAILVLVAMVQVSYCGGSAIDYSKALSKSILFLEAQRSGVLPGNQRISWRANSGLLDGKANGVDLTGGYYDAGDNVKFGLPMAFTVTMMSWSVLEYGEQMGAAGELGHAMEAIKWGTDYFVKAHPEPNVLYGEVGDGETDHNCWQRPEDMTTSRQAYRIDTHHPGSDLAGETAAAMAAASLVFRRSNPGYASQLLQHSKQLFDFADKYRGRYDASIPVAKNYYASVSGYGDELLWAATWLFHATGEGQYLDYLANHADALGGTGWSTSEFGWDIKYPGVQVLAAKILLQGKAGAHAAVLRRYRQRADFFACSCLRKQGGSGDVQRTPGGLMYHQKWNNLQFVTSASFLLAAYSDSLAAAGHGAAAQVQCSSGSAAPSELLSFAKSQAPLRRCPPAGA; this is encoded by the exons ATGGGTCTCCTCGCCATTTTGGTGCTTGTTGCCATGGTACAGGTTTCCTACTGTGGCGGCAGCGCCATCGACTACAGCAAGGCGCTGAGCAAGAGCATCCTCTTCCTTGAGGCGCAGCGGTCCGGTGTCCTCCCCGGCAACCAGAGAATTTCATGGAGGGCCAACTCCGGCCTCCTCGACGGGAAGGCCAACGGG GTGGATCTTACGGGTGGCTACTACGATGCCGGCGACAACGTCAAGTTCGGGCTGCCGATGGCGTTCACGGTGACCATGATGTCGTGGAGCGTCCTGGAGTACGGCGAGCAGATGGGGGCGGCCGGCGAGCTCGGCcacgccatggaggccatcaagtgGGGCACCGACTACTTCGTCAAGGCGCACCCGGAGCCCAACGTGCTCTACGGAGAG GTTGGGGACGGCGAAACGGACCACAACTGCTGGCAGCGGCCGGAGGACATGACGACGAGCCGTCAGGCGTACCGCATCGATACCCATCACCCAGGGTCCGACCTCGCCGGAGAGACCGCGGCCGCAATGGCGGCGGCGTCGCTCGTGTTCCGCCGCTCCAACCCCGGCTACGCGAGCCAGCTCCTGCAGCACTCCAAGCAGCTGTTTGATTTCGCCGACAAGTACCGGGGAAGGTACGACGCCAGCATCCCCGTCGCCAAGAATTACTACGCGTCGGTCAGCGGATACGgg GACGAGCTTCTTTGGGCGGCGACGTGGCTGTTCCACGCGACGGGCGAGGGGCAGTACCTTGACTACCTGGCCAACCACGCCGACGCGCTGGGCGGCACGGGCTGGTCCACCAGCGAGTTCGGGTGGGACATCAAGTACCCCGGCGTGCAGGTCCTGGCTGCCAAGATCCTGCTGCAGGGCAAAGCCGGCGCGCACGCCGCCGTGCTGCGGCGGTACAGGCAGAGGGCGGACTTCTTCGCGTGCTCCTGCCTCCGCAAGCAGGGGGGCTCCGGCGACGTCCAGCGCACGCCCGGCGGCCTGATGTACCACCAGAAGTGGAACAACCTCCAGTTCGTTACGAGCGCGTCGTTCCTGCTCGCGGCCTACTCCGacagcctcgccgccgccggccatgGAGCCGCCGCGCAGGTGCAGTGCTCGTCCGGGTCGGCGGCGCCCTCGGAGCTCTTGTCGTTCGCCAAGTCCCAGGCGCCGCTCCGTCGGTGCCCGCCGGCGGGAGCGTAG